The following are from one region of the Salvia splendens isolate huo1 chromosome 2, SspV2, whole genome shotgun sequence genome:
- the LOC121792953 gene encoding uncharacterized protein LOC121792953, translating into MANPNFHIGETGLGESDTDSVDSVVCGKRKRGEIQETEEIDSGGCGGEIAKIDSDGCCGEISKIDSGGCGGEIAKVDSGGGEIAKIDSGGGSAMKEEKETRQVPQFDDRYGLFELYKGKMPFEDETYVPARNDYSSEEDGEMWEGIGNEGMGDEIGNDAMVEDTEKDTCDRETILKYISQVRNSFGFDVDVRLPSWLVSYLKFLPADVSDPIYHDHMHRAARFAIEEINVDMESKTYEFVEIAKAVYVFNPGMLMFLTLVVKKVEAEGAATMTIQAIVNQPITKPFKLDQWKVKLDANP; encoded by the exons ATGGCAAACCCTAATTTCCACATCGGAGAAACAGGTTTGGGGGAATCCGACACCGATTCCGTCGATTCCGTTGTGTGTGGTAAACGGAAAAGAGGAGAGATTCAGGAAACAGAGGAAATCGATTCCGGTGGCTGTGGTGGTGAGATCGCGAAAATCGATTCCGATGGCTGTTGTGGCGAGATTTCGAAAATCGATTCCGGTGGCTGTGGTGGCGAGATTGCGAAAGTCGATTCCGGTGGTGGCGAGATTGCGAAAATCGATTCCGGTGGTGGTTCCGCCATGAAAGAGGAAAAGGAAACGAGACAGGTACCGCAATTCGATGATAGATATGGTTTATTTGAGCTGTACAAAGGAAAGATGCCATTCGAAGATGAAACTTATGTTCCCGCAAGGAATGATTACTCAAGTGAGGAAGATGGGGAAATGTGGGAGGGGATTGGAAATGAGGGTATGGGGGACGAGATTGGAAACGATGCAATGGTGGAGGATACTGAAAAAGATACTTGCGACCGCGAGACCATTCTCAAATACATCAGTCAAGTCCGCAATAGCTTT GGTTTTGATGTGGATGTGCGCCTTCCTTCTTGGCTGGTGAGTTATCTGAAATTCCTCCCCGCCGATGTGTCTGACCCCATCTATCATGATCATATGCATAGGGCAGCAAGGTTTGCAATTGAAGAAATCAATGTTGACATG GAAAGCAAAACTTATGAGTTTGTGGAAATTGCTAAGGCTGTCTACGTGTTCAACCCAGGGATGCTAATGTTTTTGACTCTTGTTGTAAAAAAAGTCGAAGCAGAAGGAGCTGCTACTATGACTATCCAAGCAATTGTCAATCAACCCATTACTAAACCTTTCAAACTCGATCAGTGGAAGGTTAAACTAGATGCCAACCCTTGA
- the LOC121792955 gene encoding uncharacterized protein LOC121792955, translating to MALGESDTDSVDSVVCGKRKRGEIQETEEIDSGGCGGENAKIDSDGCCGEISKIDSGGCGGKIAKVDSGGGDIAKIDSGGGSAMKEEKETRKVLKFEDIYNLFQRYNGKMPFEDETYDPTRNDDYSSEEDGEMWEGIGNDAMVEDTEKDTCDRETILKYISQVRNSFGFDVDVRLPSWLLSYLKFLPADVSDPIYHDHVHRAARFAIEEINVDMESKTYEFVEIAKAVYVYNPGALMFLTLVVKKIEAEGAATMTLVVPIIIIIIIVDTSSSLEYKGKNC from the exons ATGGCTTTGGGGGAATCCGACACCGATTCCGTCGATTCCGTTGTGTGTGGTAAACGGAAAAGAGGAGAGATTCAGGAAACAGAGGAAATCGATTCCGGTGGCTGTGGTGGCGAGAACGCGAAAATCGATTCCGATGGCTGTTGTGGCGAGATTTCGAAAATCGATTCCGGTGGCTGTGGTGGCAAGATTGCGAAAGTCGATTCCGGTGGTGGCGATATTGCGAAAATCGATTCCGGTGGTGGTTCCGCCATGAAAGAGGAAAAAGAAACGAGAAAGGTACTGAAATTCGAagatatatataatttatttcagCGGTACAACGGAAAGATGCCATTCGAAGATGAAACTTATGATCCCACAAGGAATGATGATTACTCAAGTGAGGAAGATGGGGAAATGTGGGAGGGGATTGGAAACGATGCAATGGTGGAGGATACTGAAAAAGATACTTGCGACCGCGAGACCATTCTCAAATACATCAGTCAAGTCCGCAATAGCTTT GGTTTTGATGTGGATGTGCGCCTTCCTTCTTGGCTGCTGAGTTATCTGAAATTCCTCCCCGCTGATGTGTCTGACCCCATCTATCATGATCATGTGCATAGGGCAGCAAGGTTTGCAATTGAAGAAATCAATGTTGACATG GAAAGCAAAACTTATGAGTTTGTGGAAATTGCTAAGGCTGTCTACGTGTACAACCCAGGGGCGCTAATGTTTTTGACTCTTGTTGTAAAAAAAATCGAAGCAGAAGGAGCTGCTACTATGACTCTTGTTGtccccatcatcatcatcatcatcattgttGACACCTCCAGCAG TTTGGAGTATAAAGGGAAGAATTGCTGA